A stretch of Coccidioides posadasii str. Silveira chromosome 2, complete sequence DNA encodes these proteins:
- a CDS encoding uncharacterized protein (EggNog:ENOG410PGC0~COG:T) — protein MSLKQEIETWVQALGHYDNNEFEEALKAFGNIADTSKILFNCGVIYATLGEHAKAVDFYQRAIALDKYFAIAYFQE, from the exons ATGTCCTTGAAACAG GAAATAGAGACGTGGGTCCAAGCCCTTGGCCACTACGACAACAATGAATTCGAAGAGGCGCTTAAAGCGTTCGGGAATATCGCTGATACATCGAAGATTTTATTCAACTGCGGTGTGATCTATGCTACTTTGGGAGAGCATGCAAAAGCT gTGGACTTCTATCAGAGAGCCATCGCACTCGACAAGTACTTCGCGATTGCGTATTTCCAGGAATGA
- a CDS encoding uncharacterized protein (EggNog:ENOG410PNJX~COG:U~TransMembrane:1 (o365-383i)~BUSCO:12005at33183): MTMADITLIVNGLLKSHGVSGIPNIEDRRAKYQTVDEFLKEAYRINSHVSSLLTYLKSIRQAYLSTAPRRPPVSRRDTHRSSTSIASFKSSSSIQTDQHLTDEERDSIDSSTAILLRDLSSSIENLASAETLRQETQATLLRKKFGYKLNSRIWKWAGGDGPEEMSRSPEEEEAEDSEKTIKTVRENVLWLLRRRLEAAAEAQMAMVEKRIERAKEKEKSILYKSGHSGMVGGAGGMQAGGIISQTMMEDDMGKPKVPIRVHDPSMDKEMMADIESQLSPEQLQLFAQENDTMLKHYEDTLSKVQNAEKSLLEISSLQQTLVAHLATQEDYINQLVTDATTTHSNVGRGNQELKRASERRSTAQVVFWATAGLCTGLIVWDAIF; encoded by the exons ATGACAATGGCGGATATTACATTAATTGTTAATGGACTCCTCAAGTCCCACGGCGTGTCTGGAATTCCAAATATTGAAGATCGCCGGGCCAAATACCAAACGGTAGATGAGTTCCTCAAAGAAGCATACAGAATA AACTCCCACGTCTCCTCTCTTCTGACGTATCTGAAATCAATCCGACAAGCCTACCTCTCAACCGCACCCCGTCGTCCTCCAGTGTCCCGCCGAGATACCCACCGGTCCTCCACATCAATCGCAAGCTTCAAATCCTCGTCCTCTATACAGACAGACCAGCACTTAACCGACGAAGAGCGTGACTCTATAGATTCCTCCACCGCCATATTGCTCCGCGACCTGTCCTCCTCTATAGAAAACCTCGCGTCCGCCGAAACCCTTCGGCAAGAGACGCAGGCGACTCTCCTGCGGAAGAAATTCGGATATAAATTGAATAGCAGAATATGGAAATGGGCCGGTGGCGATGGTCCGGAGGAGATGTCTCGGAGTcctgaggaggaagaggcgGAAGATTCGGAGAAGACGATCAAGACGGTGAGGGAGAATGTGCTTTGGTTGCTGCGACGGAGGCTGGAAGCTGCGGCTGAGGCGCAGATGGCGATGGTGGAGAAGAGGATTGAGAGggcgaaggagaaggagaagagtaTTTTGTATAAGAGCGGGCATTCGGGGATGGTGGGTGGTGCGGGTGGGATGCAGGCTGGAGGGATTATATCTCAGACGATGATGGAAGATGATATGGGGAAGCCCAAGGTACCGATTCGAGTGCATGACCCGTCGATGGATAAAGAGATGATGGCGGATATCGAGTCGCAGCTTTCGCCGGAGCAGCTGCAGCTTTTTGCGCAGGAGAATGATACGATGTTGAAGCATTATGAGGACACACTGAGTAAGGTCCA AAATGCCGAAAAGTCCCTACTGGAAATCAGTTCGCTACAACAGACTCTTGTTGCCCATCTTGCGACGCAGGAAGACTACATTAATCAATTGGTGACTGATGCGACCACCACTCATTCAAACGTCGGGCGTGGAAATCAGGAGCTAAAGCGCGCGAGCGAGAGAAGGAGCACAGCACAGGTAGTCTTTTGGGCCACCGCCGGACTATGCACGGGGCTCATCGTCTGGGATGCCATTTTCTAA
- the AAT2 gene encoding Aspartate aminotransferase, cytoplasmic (EggNog:ENOG410PGES~COG:E~BUSCO:7082at33183), which translates to MSPPPPRPSLSFTPSSSSPSSSLSLSHRHSSKSTSSTALSTAQSRLSTISKHIMASSSSSPSIFTANVVPKAPEDPLFGLMRAYRADPSDKKVDLGIGAYRDDNAKPWILPVVRKADEAIRNDPTVNHEYLPIAGLPDLAPAAQKLILGADSPAITEKRVTTFQTISGTGAVHLGGLFLSKFYPANPKPAIYLSSPTWANHQQIFTNVNLTTAYYPYYSAQTKGLDIDGMLAAIRAAPQGSIFVLHACAHNPTGVDPTQDQWKQIAAAMRERNHFPFFDTAYQGFASGDLARDAWSIRYFVEQGFELCVAQSFAKNFGLYGERAGAFHFVSAPGPHAADSTAHIASQLAILQRSEISNPPAYGARIASLILNSEELFAEWEADLRTMSGRIMEMRKGLRERLEQKGTPGTWEHITNQIGMFSFTGLTEQQVGILREKWHVYMTKNGRISMAGLNTHNIDYFAEAVDSVVRETSS; encoded by the exons ATGTCCCCTCCTCCCCCGCgtccctctctctccttcACTCCATCCTCATCATCCCCTTCATCCTCGCTCTCGCTCTCCCATCGCCACTCTTCCAAATCCACCTCCTCGACCGCACTCTCCACCGCCCAGTCTCGTCTCTCAACGATATCAAAGCACATCATGGCGtcctcgtcgtcgtcgccATCCATCTTCACGGCCAATGTCGTCCCCAAGGCCCCCGAGGATCCGCTCTTCGGCCTGATGCGGGCGTATCGAGCTGATCCGTCGGACAAGAAGGTCGATCTGGGCATCGGTGCGTACAGAGACGACAATGCGAAGCCCTGGATCCTGCCAGTCGTGAGAAAG GCCGATGAAGCAATCCGCAACGATCCCACCGTCAACCATGAATATCTTCCCATCGCCGGCTTACCAGATCTGGCTCCCGCCGCTCAGAAGTTGATCCTGGGAGCCGACTCTCCCGCCATCACAGAGAAACGG GTCACTACCTTCCAGACCATCTCCGGCACCGGAGCCGTCCACCTCGGCGGCCTCTTCCTCTCCAAGTTCTACCCAGCCAACCCCAAGCCAGCCATCTACCTCTCCTCTCCAACATGGGCCAACCACCAGCAAATCTTCACAAATGTCAACCTCACCACCGCCTACTACCCTTACTACTCCGCGCAGACCAAGGGCCTCGACATCGATGGCATGCTCGCCGCCATCCGCGCCGCTCCACAGGGCTCCATCTTCGTCCTCCACGCGTGCGCCCATAACCCCACCGGCGTCGACCCGACCCAAGACCAATGGAAACAAATCGCCGCCGCCATGCGCGAGCGCAACCACTTCCCCTTCTTCGACACCGCCTACCAGGGCTTCGCCTCGGGCGACCTCGCCCGCGACGCCTGGTCCATCAGGTACTTCGTCGAGCAGGGCTTCGAGCTGTGCGTCGCGCAGTCCTTCGCCAAGAACTTCGGTCTGTACGGCGAACGCGCCGGTGCGTTCCACTTCGTCTCCGCACCGGGCCCACACGCCGCCGATTCAACCGCGCATATCGCGAGTCAGCTGGCCATCCTCCAGCGCTCTGAGATCTCCAATCCGCCCGCGTACGGCGCGCGCATCGCCTCGCTCATTCTAAACAGCGAGGAGTTGTTCGCCGAGTGGGAGGCGGATCTGCGCACGATGAGCGGACGGATCATGGAGATGCGTAAGGGGTTGAGGGAGAGGTTGGAGCAGAAGGGTACTCCGGGAACCTGGGAGCATATCACGAATCAGATTGGTATGTTCAGCTTCACGGGGTTGACGGAGCAGCAGGTGGGAATTCTGAGAGAGAAGTGGCATGTTTATATG ACCAAGAACGGGCGTATCTCCATGGCTGGATTGAATACGCATAACATCGACTACTTCGCCGAGGCGGTTGATAGCGTTGTCAGGGAGACTTCGTCGTAG
- a CDS encoding uncharacterized protein (SECRETED:SignalP(1-39)~EggNog:ENOG410PK48~COG:O~TransMembrane:1 (n21-34c39/40o234-256i)~BUSCO:10832at33183), whose amino-acid sequence MPFSSSHSSRSSLSSSSSSHVLLRLICQSLLLLVSFVAAQEAFPTDDSVVTPPLGAPQFFLYTRQFALDPAFLVPLTKSMSDAPPSDFNVTGTLVDVSPENANNLNEDQIALVSCDDSAYPGNQKVKDTLKELISNNPTAGATILYTERDRYHCEYTADMSLPPYPNIFTLTRASIAQELQNKLKSSPTGSSSIVAEDPSPSETGVGAIETGGSSSPLERDRGNTGPTTSVAMIILYSVTGVITLLFLGVILTGAVRAHMHPERYGPRNIIGRPRQSRAKGLARAMLETLPIVKFGDLDEPTAQPGAAKAGDVEMGSSQGGGPEEQKKGGHKAKGASEEDGMSQRSQTSAADHDRNLSGRDDGHIGPASSSRAGTPDGPELAGETTLGCPICTDDFEKGQDVRLLPCDHKFHPECIDPWLVNVSGTCPLCRIDLHPHDEDEQQLENPDEQPAEDDGRLPPPLRDNRGPGNEPEGTRDRRRRRRSLATYIQSTINAMPPNDASIEQRLEAVRRLRSPQQPEGAQTAATGAIGASSENRRSRRFSTMLLDSFRIHTRRHGEEM is encoded by the exons ATGcctttctcctcctcccactcctccagATCCTccctttcctcttcttcgtcttcgcATGTCCTGCTTCGGTTGATATGTCAATCATTGCTCCTCCTCGTGTCTTTCGTCGCCGCGCAGGAAGCATTCCCAACCGATGATTCCGTAGTGACCCCGCCGCTTGGAGCGCCACAGTTCTTCCTCTATACCCGCCAGTTTGCCCTAGATCCCGCCTTTCTTGTACCTCTAACCAAGTCTATGAGCGACGCTCCTCCAAGT GATTTTAACGTCACGGGAACATTGGTCGACGTCTCGCCAGAGAATGCGAACAACCTCAATGAAGACCAGATAGCCCTAGTCAGCTGCGATGACTCCGCATATCCCGGAAACCAGAAAGTCAAGGACACTCTCAAGGAGCTCATTTCCAACAATCCGACCGCCGGTGCGACTATATTGTATACCGAGAGAGACAGGTATCATTGTGAATACACAGCGGACATGTCGCTCCCCCCGTATCCGAATATCTTCACCTTGACAAGAGCGTCGATAGCCCAGGAACTGCAGAATAAGCTCAAGAGCAGCCCGACCGGGTCGTCTTCGATCGTGGCCGAGGATCCGTCCCCCTCCGAAACCGGGGTAGGTGCCATTGAGACAGGAGGCTCCAGTTCGCCCCTGGAAAGGGATCGTGGGAACACCGGCCCAACTACCTCAGTGGCTATGATCATCCTGTATTCGGTCACCGGCGTTATCACGCTGCTCTTCCTCGGCGTCATCCTCACCGGTGCCGTTCGCGCGCACATGCATCCGGAACGCTACGGGCCTCGTAACATCATCGGCCGTCCTCGACAGAGTAGAGCCAAGGGTCTTGCACGGGCCATGCTGGAGACGCTACCCATCGTGAAATTCGGCGACTTGGACGAACCCACCGCGCAGCCCGGAGCGGCCAAGGCCGGAGACGTTGAGATGGGCTCGAGTCAAGGAGGAGGACCGGAAGAGCAAAAGAAGGGCGGCCACAAGGCTAAGGGAGCTTCCGAAGAGGATGGGATGTCGCAGCGTTCCCAAACGAGCGCTGCGGATCACGATCGCAACCTGTCGGGCAGGGATGATGGGCATATTGGACCGGCGTCGTCGTCGCGAGCTGGAACGCCGGATGGGCCGGAACTCGCGGGCGAAACTACCCTTGGGTGTCCGATCTGCACTGACGACTTTGAAAAGGGGCAGGATGTCAGGCTGTTGCCGTGTGACCACAAGTTCCATCCCGAATGTATTGACCCATGGTTGGTGAACGTTTCTGGAACTTGTCCTCTCTG CCGCATCGACCTCCATCCTCACGACGAAGACGAACAGCAACTTGAAAATCCAGACGAACAGCCCGCCGAGGACGACGGAAGACTTCCTCCTCCCCTCCGGGATAACAGAGGCCCCGGCAATGAACCGGAAGGCACCAGGGACCGTCGTCGCCGCCGACGAAGTCTAGCGACATACATCCAGTCCACCATCAACGCCATGCCGCCCAACGATGCTTCCATAGAGCAGCGACTCGAAGCTGTGCGTCGCTTACGATCACCGCAGCAGCCAGAAGGGGCGCAGACGGCGGCGACGGGAGCTATCGGAGCATCGTCTGAGAACAGAAGAAGCCGGCGGTTTTCCACGATGTTGCTGGATAGCTTCCGCATACACACGAGACGACATGGTGAAGAGatgtaa
- the CCS1 gene encoding copper chaperone (EggNog:ENOG410PJAA~COG:P~BUSCO:12662at33183) — MIEPFQATFAVPLTCESCIKDISKPLYELDGIRSVEANLKDQLVLVEGTAAPSAIVAAIQNTGRDAILRGSGKSNNASVCILETHANVPISIRGLARMVQISDKRTLVDLTINGLSPGQYWATVRDTGDISRGPSSTGGIWEALKQKLQGAEEPRGVFGTVDVDEEGKGNVFLDRPVAVWELIGRSMVVSKNKEGPFKEDDPNTIVGVIARSAGVWDNDKMVCSCSGKNVWEERKEQVSRGMV, encoded by the exons ATGATTGAACCTTTCCAG GCGACTTTTGCAGTGCCTTTGACCTGCGAAAGCTGCATCAAAGATATTTCAAAACCTTTATATGAGCTCGATG GGATCAGGAGCGTCGAGGCGAACCTGAAAGATCAACTGGTATTAGTTGAGGGGACCGCTGCACCTTCAGCCATTGTAGCAGCGATTCAAAACACCGGGCGGGACGCGATCCTCCGTGGAAGCGGAAAGTCCAACA ACGCCTCGGTTTGTATACTAGAAACTCACGCAAACGTTCCAATTTCAATACGAGGCCTTGCGCGGATGGTTCAAATTTCCGATAAGCGCACTCTAGTTGACTTAACGATCAACGGGCTATCTCCCGGTCAGTATTGGGCCACCGTGCGCGACACAGGCGACATCTCCCGAGGTCCGAGTTCTACGGGCGGAATATGGGAGGCTCTGAAACAGAAGCTCCAAGGGGCCGAGGAGCCAAGAGGCGTCTTCGGAACAGTGGACGTTGACGAGGAGGGTAAGGGGAATGTGTTTCTTGACCGTCCTGTGGCGGTTTGGGAATTGATTGGCAGGAGCATGGTTGTGTCGAAAAATAAAGAGGGACCATTCAAGGAGGATGATCCGAACACCATTGTCGGCGTGATTGCCCGAAGCGCTGGCGTCTGGGACAACGATAAAATGGTCTGTTCGTGCTCTGGCAAGAATGTTTGGGAGGAACGCAAGGAGCAGGTTTCCAGGGGTATGGTATGA
- a CDS encoding uncharacterized protein (EggNog:ENOG410Q582~COG:I~TransMembrane:6 (i111-131o143-162i169-188o221-237i244-263o300-321i)), with the protein MNPIRHFDNGNVAGSLPNVSRSTFTRFGRLILPTNAAAATAWLVCQLGGFNLARVVESDWIRSVARAPGPTPWAAIKALLHNMTMYWHDGSGTYDPTHWAVVYFLRGSMRIYLTLLATSLVKTRWRILIVILLHSFCWWTNDYITGINIYSGMLFAQLQATFGNRATSLLPRPIPALIILVGVLILSYPQNNQEWMPWSHLMKTTMAAVTPPSAVNFINRYWVNVGVTVLALGIFTSRNARRILSLPLFNFLGRVSFAVYLLHDTLIRTLMTWMIYGPNAGSTDLTKLNDKGQPINRVRAAGPMAFLFAVPVFYGVLYALAHLWTKYVDSWCANAVIWIRDLMFKKEEVAALNGRAGGTGGANGAVAEKELEERQPLVQGDGPVLPVTNHHVSS; encoded by the exons ATGAACCCCATCAGGCACTTCGACAATGGCAACGTGGCGGGTTCTTTGCCCAATGTATCGCGAAGCACGTTCACCCGTTTTGGTCGATTGATCCTGCCTACCAATGCTGCGGCGGCCACAGCGTGGTTGGTCTGTCAACTGGGAGGATTCAATCTAGCTAGGGTCGTAGAGTCGGATTGGATTCGAAGTGTAGCGAGGGCTCCCGGCCCCACTCCATGGGCTGCGATCAAGGCGTTGTTGCACAATATGACGATGTACTGGCACGACGGTAGTGGAACATACGACCCAACGCATTGGGCGGTTGTGTACTTCCTCAGGGGATCCATGAGAATATATCTCACGCTCCTAGCCACCAGTCTCGTCAAGACGAGATGGCGAATCTTGATCGTCATCCTCCTCCACTCCTTCTGCTGGTGGACAAACGACT ACATCACTGGCATAAACATCTACTCCGGCATGCTCTTCGCTCAACTCCAAGCCACCTTCGGCAACCGCGCTACTTCCCTCCTCCCCAGACCCATCCCGGCCTTAATCATCCTCGTCGGCGTCCTCATCCTCTCCTACCCCCAAAACAACCAAGAGTGGATGCCCTGGTCACACCTAATGAAAACCACCATGGCCGCTGTCACCCCTCCCTCGGCCGTCAACTTCATAAACCGCTACTGGGTCAACGTCGGCGTGACCGTTCTCGCCCTCGGCATCTTCACCTCCCGCAACGCGCGCCGCATCCTGTCCCTCCCGCTGTTCAACTTCCTCGGCCGCGTCTCCTTCGCCGTCTACCTCCTGCACGACACCCTGATCCGCACCCTGATGACATGGATGATCTACGGGCCCAACGCCGGCTCGACTGACCTGACCAAGTTGAACGACAAGGGCCAACCGATCAACCGCGTGCGCGCGGCGGGACCCATGGCGTTCCTGTTCGCGGTGCCGGTGTTTTATGGGGTGTTGTATGCGCTGGCGCATCTGTGGACGAAGTATGTGGATTCGTGGTGTGCGAACGCAGTGATCTGGATACGCGATTTGATGTTTAAGAAGGAGGAGGTTGCGGCTTTGAACGGTAGGGCCGGTGGTACTGGCGGTGCCAATGGGGCAGTGGCGGAGAAAGAGTTGGAGGAGAGGCAGCCGTTGGTGCAGGGGGATGGGCCGGTGCTGCCGGTTACGAATCATCATGTCTCTTCTTAA
- a CDS encoding uncharacterized protein (EggNog:ENOG410PGC0~COG:T) produces MQDLDFASKEKFKPDHDVIDEAIRESAEGYTVFSIPVGVVYRPSDAKVKNLKTKEYLGKARLVAASDRGNAFIGFQGSEIKRTRTLDTSKDDRPPDAISYAATNLVQKNLVGRTRQQSEPPINRNMFPPTPPPDSDKPQSFFGGSSSGNLSVKPLRSASVREPPFPVAQRRMDDGDRVDAPPVEKLRIGPTRSASESRGPATRPQFPVKARNPNNQPLYRETTGPRRQNTSTFIPLSEEEDAGAVYDMYASSEAPRSVYTPRYRNTRQPSYPEEDGYESDAYEDDSIGDTQFEMIGVPPPPGRRPTNSRRSDIKKIRVKVHADQDTRFIMIGPAIEFGALEGKIREKFGFKSKLKIKMRDDGDMVTLGDQDDLDMLLSTARQAARKQGNDMGKLELWVSEV; encoded by the exons ATGCAAGATCTCGATTTCGCATCCAAGGAGAAATTCAAGCCAGATCATGATGTTATCGACGAAGCGATAAGGGAAAGTGCAGAG GGTTATACTGTTTTCTCCATTCCGGTTGGCGTTGTTTACCGCCCAAGCGATGCGAAAGTGAAGAACTTGAAGACCAAAGAGTACTTGGGCAAGGCCAGGCTAGTCGCCGCCTCAGACCGCGGAAATGCCTTCATTGGATTTCAGGGCTCTGAGATCAAGCGGACCAGAACGCTTGATACTTCGAAAGACGATAGGCCTCCGGATGCAATCTCATATGCAGCTACGAACTTGGTACAGAAGAACTTGGTCGGCAGAACTCGACAACAGTCTGAACCACCAATAAACCGGAATATGTTTCCCCCAACGCCGCCTCCTGATAGCGATAAGCCCCAGTCCTTCTTCGGCGGCAGCTCGAGTGGTAACCTATCCGTGAAGCCGTTGAGATCCGCCTCTGTACGGGAACCGCCATTCCCCGTCGCTCAACGACGTATGGACGATGGAGACAGGGTGGATGCACCTCCAGTCGAGAAGCTAAGAATTGGGCCGACTCGATCGGCCTCGGAGTCACGAGGACCAGCAACAAGACCGCAATTTCCTGTCAAAGCACGCAATCCAAATAACCAACCTTTGTACCGCGAGACCACAGGACCCCGCCGTCAAAACACCTCGACGTTCATTCCCttatcagaagaagaagatgctggcGCCGTCTACGACATGTATGCGAGTTCTGAAGCCCCTAGGAGTGTTTATACACCTCGCTATAGAAATACCAGACAACCATCTTACCCGGAAGAAGATGGATATGAGAGCGACGCCTATGAAGATGATTCTATCGGTGATACACAGTTTGAAATGATTGGAGTCCCCCCGCCCCCCGGAAGGCGCCCTACCAACTCTAGACGGTCAGATATCAAGAAAATCCGTGTAAAGGTCCATGCCGACCAAGATACCCGTTTCATTATGATTGGACCCGCTATAGAATTCGGTGCTCTCGAAGGAAAAATCCGAGAGAAGTTCGGCTTTAAATCTAAGCTGAAGATTAAAATGCGGGATGATGGAGACATGGTGACCCTGGGCGATCAGGACGATCTAGATATGCTTCTTTCAACGGCGAGACAGGCTGCAAGGAAGCAGGGTAATGACATGGGTAAACTGGAA CTTTGGGTTAGCGAAGTGTAA